In the Acidovorax sp. A79 genome, one interval contains:
- a CDS encoding EAL domain-containing protein, whose translation MRAIREGLLWVLPCLMVSAVLLVLSVLARMLGLPASVADLLADLHGEISRILPLLITASIGYMLAIRHRLPRLPVAFLCFVHAALAAYLLRGHPRAAATLVLFIAIAAPLVTVPLMAWLMRVRGLRVARMAQVSENVEDAMNMVVPGIATTALLVVVLALLQQWEGLVHWRLPIDVANPDQSYLNAVLLTGLNSLLWFFGIHGYHALQPLFQSLDQAVGWNAQALLADQVPQHPLNAGLLGAFAFIGGSGGTLSLVLAVLWRARSPGLRLLALASLPMALLNVNELLLFGIPLILNLRMLLPFLAVPALNACLALAAVQAGWVSVASMPMPLNAPVVFNAYVSTQGDWGAVALQLALVLLGACLYGPAVRSLERHNETTVHLPGLDTTFTRLQEEGSLYARDPVVVAQQGQARREELLAQVRRMGDYEFFLEYQPQVSLRTGRCTGCEALLRARDSRGRVQPPGAFLAWLSEAGLMKDVDLWVAAAALRQYRRWRNAGFELPISINITGPTLMSQEHCIRLVDLIAPAAGCISIELTEDALAADVFGMRNAIARVHAVGAKVSIDDFGTGYSSLSYLHAFEVDTIKIDRSFVLASAQAQGGRVLEGLLNFCQGLGCGIVVEGVETAEQLQRLPRTMDLEVQGWYFGRAVPADELPAFVQQRLDLSPPATPPPPSDPPPDRTPP comes from the coding sequence ATGCGTGCCATTCGCGAAGGGCTGCTCTGGGTCCTGCCGTGCCTGATGGTGTCGGCCGTCCTGCTGGTGCTGTCGGTGCTGGCGCGCATGCTGGGCCTGCCGGCCTCCGTGGCCGACTTGCTGGCGGACCTGCACGGGGAGATCAGCCGCATCCTGCCGCTGCTGATCACCGCCTCCATCGGCTACATGCTGGCCATCCGCCACCGGTTGCCACGCTTGCCGGTGGCCTTTCTGTGTTTCGTCCATGCCGCGCTCGCCGCCTACCTGCTGCGCGGCCATCCGCGGGCGGCGGCCACGCTGGTGCTGTTCATCGCGATTGCCGCCCCGCTTGTCACCGTGCCGCTGATGGCCTGGCTGATGCGGGTGCGCGGGCTGCGGGTCGCGCGCATGGCCCAGGTCAGCGAGAACGTGGAGGACGCCATGAACATGGTGGTTCCCGGCATCGCCACCACCGCGCTGCTGGTGGTCGTTCTGGCCTTGCTGCAGCAGTGGGAGGGGCTGGTGCACTGGCGCCTGCCCATCGATGTGGCCAACCCCGATCAGTCCTATCTCAACGCCGTATTGCTCACGGGCCTGAATTCGCTGCTGTGGTTTTTTGGCATCCACGGCTACCACGCGCTGCAGCCGCTGTTCCAGTCCCTGGACCAGGCCGTGGGCTGGAACGCCCAGGCCCTGTTGGCCGATCAGGTGCCGCAGCATCCCCTGAACGCGGGCCTGCTGGGGGCATTTGCCTTCATCGGCGGCTCGGGCGGAACCTTGTCGCTGGTGCTGGCCGTGCTGTGGCGCGCCCGCAGCCCCGGCCTGCGCCTGCTCGCGCTGGCGAGTCTGCCGATGGCGCTGCTGAACGTGAACGAGCTGCTGCTCTTCGGCATCCCGCTGATCCTGAACCTGCGGATGCTGCTGCCGTTCCTGGCCGTGCCCGCCCTCAATGCCTGCCTGGCGCTGGCGGCCGTGCAGGCGGGCTGGGTGTCCGTGGCCAGCATGCCCATGCCGCTCAATGCGCCGGTCGTCTTCAATGCCTATGTCAGCACCCAGGGCGACTGGGGCGCGGTGGCCCTGCAGCTGGCGCTGGTGCTGCTCGGCGCCTGCCTGTATGGGCCTGCGGTGCGCTCGCTGGAGCGCCACAACGAAACCACCGTGCACCTGCCCGGGCTGGACACCACCTTCACCCGCCTGCAGGAGGAGGGAAGCCTCTATGCGCGCGATCCCGTGGTGGTCGCACAACAAGGCCAGGCACGCCGCGAGGAACTGCTGGCCCAGGTGCGCCGCATGGGGGACTACGAATTCTTCCTGGAGTACCAGCCCCAGGTGTCGCTGCGCACCGGCCGGTGCACGGGCTGCGAGGCCTTGCTGCGGGCCCGCGATTCCCGGGGCCGCGTCCAGCCCCCCGGGGCGTTCCTGGCCTGGCTGTCCGAGGCGGGCCTGATGAAGGACGTGGACCTGTGGGTGGCGGCTGCGGCGCTGCGGCAGTACCGGCGCTGGCGCAACGCGGGCTTCGAGCTGCCCATTTCCATCAACATCACGGGCCCCACGCTCATGTCGCAGGAGCACTGCATCCGTCTGGTGGACCTGATCGCGCCAGCGGCCGGCTGCATCAGCATCGAGCTGACCGAGGATGCCCTGGCCGCGGATGTCTTCGGAATGCGCAACGCCATCGCCCGTGTGCACGCTGTGGGCGCGAAGGTCTCCATCGACGACTTTGGCACCGGCTACTCATCCCTGAGCTACCTGCATGCCTTCGAGGTCGATACGATCAAGATCGACCGCAGCTTCGTGCTCGCCAGCGCGCAGGCGCAGGGAGGGCGGGTGCTGGAAGGCCTGCTCAACTTCTGCCAGGGGCTGGGCTGCGGCATCGTGGTGGAAGGGGTCGAGACCGCCGAGCAGTTGCAACGGCTGCCCCGGACCATGGACCTGGAGGTGCAGGGCTGGTATTTCGGCCGGGCGGTGCCTGCAGACGAGCTTCCCGCGTTCGTGCAGCAGCGCCTGGACCTCAGTCCCCCAGCAACTCCCCCACCGCCTTCAGATCCTCCACCCGATCGCACACCGCCTTGA